One segment of Chionomys nivalis chromosome 1, mChiNiv1.1, whole genome shotgun sequence DNA contains the following:
- the LOC130875564 gene encoding 60S ribosomal protein L23a, whose product MAPKAKKEAPAPPKAEAKAKALKAKKAVLKGVHSHKKKKIRTSPTFRRPKTLRLRRQPKYPRKSAPRRNKLDHYAIIKFPLTTESAMKKIEDNNTLVFIVDVKANKHQIKQAVKKLYDIDVAKVNTLIRPDGEKKAYVRLAPDYDALDVANKIGII is encoded by the coding sequence atggcgccgaaagcgaagaaggaagctcctgcccctcccaaagccgaagctaaagcgaaggccttgaaagccaagaaggcagtgctgaaaggcgtccacagccacaaaaagaagaagatccgcacatcgcccacctttcggcggcccaagaccctgcggctacgaaggcagcctaaatacccccggaagagtgcgcccaggaggaacaagcttgaccactatgccatcatcaaattccccctgaccaccgagtcagccatgaagaagatagaagacaacaacacgcttgtgttcattgtggatgtcaaggctaacaagcaccagatcaaacaggctgtgaagaaactctatgacatcgatgtggccaaagtcaacaccctcataaggcccgacggagagaagaaggcatatgttcggttggctcctgattatgatgctctggatgttgccaacaaaattggaatcatctaa